The following nucleotide sequence is from Mesorhizobium sp. J8.
CTCAGCCCCGATGTACGTCATCAACGTCGTGGGATTTGCGTTGTGGCTCACCTTCGGGATACTGAAGAATGAATGGTCCCTCATCGTCACCAACGCTCTGATCCTGTTACTTTCAAGCCTCATTCTCCTAATGACGCTTCTTCCACGCGCGAAAAAGGATGCTGTGGCCGACGTAATTGATCCAGCTATTCCCCGCACACATCGGTCCGAGGAGGGGACGCCTTCGGGTGATTCCGAAACCAGGTGATAACCTGACCTGGTTTGGAGGCTCTGGTCGGTTGACAGGTCCTTCTGCGAATTGGGCAAATCGTCAGGCCTGCATTCTCTCGCGAAGCGCACGTGCTGCAGTGACCATGTTGACGAGGGAAGGGCGGACCTCCTCCCAATTGCGTGTTTTGAGGCCACAGTCAGGGTTTACCCACAGTTGCGCGTCAGACAAGCGTTCGCGGGCAAGCGAAAGGAGGGCCGAAATCTCGGCGACTTCCGGAACACGCGGCGAGTGGATGTCATAGACTCCGGGACCGATTTCATTCGGATATTTGGAACTCGTGAAGGCGTCCAGCAGTTCCATCGCCGAGCGCGATGTCTCAATGGAGATTACATCCGCGTCCAGCTCAGCGATCACGCCGATGATCTCATTGAATTCCGAGTAGCACATATGAGTGTGGATTTGAGTCGCGTCCTGTACACCGGTTGAAGCGAGCCGAAAGCATTCGACTGCCCAGTCGAGATAGAATTGCCGGCCGCATTTGCGCAGCGGCAGGCCTTCGCGAAACGCCGCCTCGTCGATCTGGATCATCTTTGCGCCAGATTTTTCGAGGTCCGTCACTTCATCGCGAATGGCGAGCGCGATCTGGCGACAGACCTCAGCGCGGGATAGGTCGTCGCGAACAAAAGACCAGTTAAGAATGGTCACTGGGCCCGTCAGCATTCCCTTCACCGGCTTTTGCGTAAGCGACTGAGCGAACTCCCACCACCGCACCGTCATCGGATTTGGGCGCGACACGTCGCCGAAGATGATAGGGGGACGCACGTAGCGCGACCCATAGCTCTGCACCCAGGCATGTTCGGTGAAGGCGAAGCCGGAAAGTTGCTCGGCGAAATACTGGACCATGTCGTTTCGTTCGAACTCACCATGCACCAGCACATCCAGCCCAATCTCCTCCTGCCAGCGAATAGCAGCCTCGGTCTCCTTCTTCAGAAAGGTTTCGTAATCGACATAGCTGAGCTGGCCCCTCCCATGCGCGGCACGCGCCTTGCGCACCTCAGCCGTCTGCGGGAAGGATCCAATGGTCGTCGTTGGAAACCGCGGCAGGCCGAGCGCGCGAGCCTGAACCCTGGAACGCTCGGCAAATGCGCTCGTTCGTTGCTTCATGGCGCCGTTGATGCCGGCGGTTCGCCCTTCTACAAGCGGGTCGTGGATCTTCGAAGATGTTGCGCGAGCCGCGGCGGCATCAGCAGAAGCTTTCAACTCGTCGGCCACCGCGCCCCTCCCTTGGGACAAGGCCCGAGCCAGGATCACCAGCTCGTCGGTCTTTTGGGCCGCGAAGGCGAGCCACGATCTGAGGTCCGCATCGAGTGCTGTCTCCATGCGCAGATCGATCGGCACATGCAGCATCGAGCAGGAAGGCGCTATCTCGACGCGGGCCAGGGGCCAGCCGGCGACGACCGGCTTGATTCGGTCGAGAATGGCAGTGAGGTTCGCGCGCCAGACATTGCGGCCGTCGATCAGGCCAAGCGAAAGCACCAGATCCTTAGGTGCGAGGCGACCAACCGTTTCCAACTGCTCGGGAGCGCGCACGAGGTCTAGATGCAGCCCGGCTATCGGCAGAGAAATCGCGGTCTCGAGATTATCTCCCAACGGCCCGAAATAGGTAGCCAGCATGATCTTCAGCTCGGGCGCCACCGTCGACAGCTGCCCATAGGCAAATTCAAACGCAGCTCGTTCGTTCGGGTTTAGATCCAGCACAAGCGCCGGCTCGTCGATCTGTAGCCAATCGGCTCCCGCGAGCTTCAACGTCCGCAGGAGTTCCTCGTAGACGGGCAAAAGCCGTGGCAGGAGCGCGATGGTGTTGAATCCTTCGGCACGTGACTTCGCCAGCTTGAGAAAAGTGACCGGTCCAAGGATGACTGGGCGTGTGTGAATGCCCAACGCCTTAGCCTCGAGGAAGTGATCAATGGGTTTCGTCGACGAGAGGGTAAACGTCTGATTATCCTCGAGTTCCGGCACGATGTAGTGATAATTGGTATCAAACCATTTGGTCATTTCCATCGCGGTTAAGCTGTGTCCATCAGCATGCTGGTGACGAGCGCATCCACAATGCTCCGTCTGAGCTTGGCCGCCGCGGGCCATGGCGAAATAGGTATCGAGTGGGACCTCGCCCCCGTTCCAAGCATATCGGGACGGCACGGCGCCGACCATGGCTGCGGTGTCGAGTACATGGTCGTAGAGCGAGAAGTCGTTGGACGGGATTTTCGAAACGCCGCGATCATGCTGCTCCTCCCAGCTAGCGGCACGGAGCGCCTTCGCCATCGTGAGAAGCTCGGCGCCACAAGATTTTCCGGACCAATAACTTTCAAGCGCGAATTTCAATTCTCGCCGACGACCGATTCGTGGGACACCGAGCGTTGCTACAGGAATTTGCTGAGAGACAGTCATGCCATACCCCGATAGTTGGGGCGTGGGACAAGGAGGGCGCCAATAGCCCGACCCGAAACGCCAAGCTGCCGCGGCCCACCGAGACACCCCGCCCGTGGACAATGGTTCGCCGTGGCAGGTCTCCTGGCTCGCGGGTCATAGCCTTTACCCGTCTTCCCGAGGCGTTCGCCTCAGTGACATGAGTGGGATTGGCTCGCCGCTAACAGTTGCGGGGGCAGCGCCGGCATCGCACCGGCTTCCCTCTTAGCTCCGCTGCGGCAACGCCGTACGGAGAACCACGGTGACCCAGACAATCACAAGGGGTGCTGTCTGTCAACGCCGCATAAAGAAATGTTTATGTCATTATGCGAATGTCGCTTGTAATGATGGGCTATTTTCGGAGAGTCGTGCAGGAGCAACAAAGGAAGGGTTTGATCGTCAACATGTTCATTTCGGCACTCGGTAGGGCAGACTGGCTAGATGAAGCCATTGCTTGCCGCTGCCGGTGACTGGCCAAATCAGCAAATGGGCGCTGTTCGGAGGTGTGCCGGACCGAGCCGGTT
It contains:
- the metE gene encoding 5-methyltetrahydropteroyltriglutamate--homocysteine S-methyltransferase, which gives rise to MTVSQQIPVATLGVPRIGRRRELKFALESYWSGKSCGAELLTMAKALRAASWEEQHDRGVSKIPSNDFSLYDHVLDTAAMVGAVPSRYAWNGGEVPLDTYFAMARGGQAQTEHCGCARHQHADGHSLTAMEMTKWFDTNYHYIVPELEDNQTFTLSSTKPIDHFLEAKALGIHTRPVILGPVTFLKLAKSRAEGFNTIALLPRLLPVYEELLRTLKLAGADWLQIDEPALVLDLNPNERAAFEFAYGQLSTVAPELKIMLATYFGPLGDNLETAISLPIAGLHLDLVRAPEQLETVGRLAPKDLVLSLGLIDGRNVWRANLTAILDRIKPVVAGWPLARVEIAPSCSMLHVPIDLRMETALDADLRSWLAFAAQKTDELVILARALSQGRGAVADELKASADAAAARATSSKIHDPLVEGRTAGINGAMKQRTSAFAERSRVQARALGLPRFPTTTIGSFPQTAEVRKARAAHGRGQLSYVDYETFLKKETEAAIRWQEEIGLDVLVHGEFERNDMVQYFAEQLSGFAFTEHAWVQSYGSRYVRPPIIFGDVSRPNPMTVRWWEFAQSLTQKPVKGMLTGPVTILNWSFVRDDLSRAEVCRQIALAIRDEVTDLEKSGAKMIQIDEAAFREGLPLRKCGRQFYLDWAVECFRLASTGVQDATQIHTHMCYSEFNEIIGVIAELDADVISIETSRSAMELLDAFTSSKYPNEIGPGVYDIHSPRVPEVAEISALLSLARERLSDAQLWVNPDCGLKTRNWEEVRPSLVNMVTAARALRERMQA
- a CDS encoding SemiSWEET family sugar transporter, with product MNCESIIGYLAALCSVTSYTPQVWKIIRTRDTDGISAPMYVINVVGFALWLTFGILKNEWSLIVTNALILLLSSLILLMTLLPRAKKDAVADVIDPAIPRTHRSEEGTPSGDSETR